The following proteins come from a genomic window of Natronosalvus vescus:
- a CDS encoding DUF7472 family protein: MLERERLIEIAIAIPVVALMIGAMMTIGERYATNGDLTAEGGQALVGAVIGFVVLMFVVGIVLAYLTNAPEDGLETEDGSENAA; this comes from the coding sequence ATGCTCGAGCGCGAGCGGCTCATCGAAATCGCGATCGCCATCCCGGTCGTCGCCCTCATGATCGGGGCGATGATGACCATCGGCGAGAGGTACGCGACCAACGGGGATCTCACGGCCGAAGGGGGACAGGCGCTCGTCGGTGCCGTCATCGGCTTCGTCGTCCTCATGTTCGTCGTCGGCATCGTCCTCGCGTACCTGACGAACGCCCCGGAAGACGGCCTCGAGACTGAGGACGGTTCCGAAAACGCGGCCTGA
- a CDS encoding preprotein translocase subunit Sec61beta, whose product MDRGQNTGGLMSSAGLVRYFDSEDSNAIRIDPKTVIAFGVLLGVLVQLLTFVA is encoded by the coding sequence ATGGACAGAGGACAGAACACGGGCGGATTGATGTCCAGTGCCGGACTCGTCCGGTACTTCGACTCCGAGGACTCGAACGCCATCCGTATCGATCCCAAAACGGTCATCGCGTTCGGCGTCTTGCTCGGCGTGCTGGTACAGCTCCTGACGTTCGTCGCGTAA
- the pdxT gene encoding pyridoxal 5'-phosphate synthase glutaminase subunit PdxT has translation MSLVAGVIGVQGNVSEHRDAIERACTARGDDVVVHEIRTAGVVPDCDLLAMPGGESTTISRLIHREGIDREIIDHVEAGKPLLATCAGLIVAASDAQDDRVETLNVVDVHVERNAFGRQKDSFEAPLEISGLEDPFHAVFIRAPLIDQVGDVEVLATWDGRPVAVRDGPVVATSFHPELTDDDRIHALAFFE, from the coding sequence ATGTCACTGGTTGCCGGGGTCATCGGGGTTCAGGGAAACGTCAGCGAGCACCGCGACGCCATCGAACGGGCGTGCACCGCTCGCGGGGATGACGTCGTCGTCCACGAAATCCGAACGGCCGGAGTCGTCCCCGACTGTGATCTGCTCGCGATGCCAGGCGGGGAGTCGACGACCATTTCACGGCTCATCCATCGCGAGGGGATCGACAGGGAGATTATCGATCACGTCGAGGCCGGGAAGCCGCTGCTCGCGACCTGTGCGGGGCTGATCGTCGCCGCCAGCGACGCTCAGGACGACCGTGTCGAGACGCTCAACGTCGTCGACGTTCACGTCGAACGCAACGCATTCGGGCGGCAGAAGGACAGCTTCGAGGCCCCACTCGAGATTTCGGGCCTCGAGGATCCGTTCCACGCAGTGTTCATTCGCGCGCCACTAATCGATCAGGTTGGGGACGTCGAGGTGCTCGCGACCTGGGATGGCCGTCCGGTCGCCGTCCGGGACGGGCCGGTCGTGGCGACGTCGTTTCACCCCGAGTTGACGGACGACGACCGGATTCACGCGCTAGCGTTTTTCGAGTGA
- a CDS encoding bifunctional nuclease family protein, producing the protein MKASIDAVRVAGTPQGPVPVVVLAVEGESDVVPIFIGFEEATSIARGLEAEDIGRPLTHDLLLDVMEELGGRIERVVVSEITERDDGQGGTYIADLHVQTPRDTVVVDARPSDSLALAARTNVPIEITEDVFESGRDDREKFEELQDVREMPGDF; encoded by the coding sequence ATGAAGGCATCGATAGACGCGGTTCGCGTCGCTGGAACACCACAGGGGCCGGTGCCGGTCGTCGTACTCGCCGTGGAGGGGGAGAGCGACGTGGTACCGATCTTCATCGGCTTCGAGGAAGCGACCAGCATCGCTCGCGGCCTCGAGGCCGAGGACATCGGGCGGCCGCTGACCCACGACCTGTTGCTCGACGTGATGGAGGAGCTGGGCGGGCGAATCGAGCGGGTCGTCGTCAGCGAGATTACCGAACGCGACGACGGGCAAGGTGGTACCTACATCGCGGACTTGCACGTCCAGACGCCCAGAGACACGGTTGTGGTCGATGCCAGACCCAGCGACTCGCTGGCGCTCGCCGCACGGACGAACGTCCCAATCGAGATCACTGAAGACGTGTTCGAATCCGGCCGAGACGACAGGGAGAAGTTCGAGGAGTTACAAGACGTGCGTGAGATGCCTGGTGACTTCTAG
- the hisE gene encoding phosphoribosyl-ATP diphosphatase: MDGTLAELFAVIEERKATLPEDSYTASLFTHEKGENAVLEKLGEETTELVLAAKDDDTDEIAYEAADIVYHLLVLLAMKDMELADLEAELEARR; this comes from the coding sequence ATGGACGGGACGCTTGCGGAGTTGTTTGCCGTAATTGAAGAGCGAAAAGCGACGCTGCCGGAGGATTCCTACACCGCCTCGCTGTTCACCCACGAGAAAGGCGAGAACGCGGTACTCGAGAAACTCGGCGAGGAGACGACCGAACTCGTCCTGGCGGCGAAAGACGACGACACCGACGAGATTGCCTACGAGGCAGCCGACATCGTCTATCACCTGCTCGTGTTGCTCGCGATGAAGGACATGGAACTCGCGGATCTCGAGGCGGAACTCGAGGCTCGACGATAG
- the thsB gene encoding thermosome subunit beta, with protein MSQRMQQGQPMIVMSEDSQRVKDRDAQDYNIQAARAVAEAVRSTLGPKGMDKMLVDSMGSVTITNDGVTILQEMDIDNPTAEMIVEVAETQEDEAGDGTTTAVAIAGELLKNAEDLLEQDIHPTAIIKGFHMASEQARAEIDDIATEIDTNDEELLRKTAETSMTGKGAEVNKEHLAQLIVDAVSGVTVETDEGDNVVDLEFLKIETQTGRSVDQSDLLEGGIIDKDPVHDNMPTSAEDASILLLNDPIEVEETDVDTEVSVTDPDQLQKFLDREEKQLKDKVQHIVDLGADVVFCQKGIDDLAQHYLAKEGILAVRRAKKSDLEFLSEVVDASTVSDLESATEDDLGFGDVTRDDEDELFYVTGDDAHGVTLLLRGSTEHVVDELERGVNDALDVVAQTVSDGRVLAGGGAIEVELASRLRDYADSVSGREQLAVEAFADSLELVPRVLAENAGLDSIDTLVDLRAAHEDGQIRAGLNVFSGDVEDTFEAGVVEPAHAKEQAVSSATEAANLVLKIDDIISAGDLSTDKGDDEGGAPGAGGMGGGMGGMGGMM; from the coding sequence ATGAGCCAGCGAATGCAACAGGGACAGCCGATGATCGTCATGAGCGAGGATTCCCAGCGCGTCAAAGACCGCGACGCGCAGGATTACAACATCCAGGCCGCCCGCGCCGTTGCGGAGGCCGTCCGCTCCACCCTCGGCCCGAAAGGGATGGACAAGATGCTCGTCGACTCGATGGGATCGGTAACCATCACCAACGACGGCGTCACCATCCTCCAGGAGATGGACATCGACAACCCGACGGCCGAGATGATCGTCGAAGTCGCCGAAACCCAGGAGGACGAAGCAGGTGACGGCACCACGACCGCCGTCGCGATCGCCGGCGAACTCCTCAAAAACGCCGAGGATCTCCTCGAACAGGACATCCACCCAACGGCTATCATCAAGGGCTTCCACATGGCCTCCGAGCAGGCTCGTGCCGAGATCGACGACATCGCGACCGAGATCGACACCAACGACGAGGAACTCCTACGCAAGACCGCCGAGACCTCCATGACCGGCAAAGGGGCCGAGGTCAACAAAGAGCACCTCGCCCAGCTCATCGTCGACGCCGTCTCCGGCGTCACCGTCGAGACCGACGAAGGCGACAACGTCGTCGACCTCGAGTTCCTCAAGATCGAGACCCAGACCGGCCGCTCCGTCGACCAGTCCGACCTCCTCGAGGGCGGCATCATCGACAAGGATCCCGTCCACGACAACATGCCGACCTCCGCCGAGGACGCCAGCATCCTGCTGCTGAACGACCCCATCGAGGTCGAAGAGACCGACGTCGACACCGAAGTCTCGGTCACCGACCCCGACCAGCTCCAGAAGTTCCTCGACCGTGAGGAGAAACAGCTCAAGGACAAGGTGCAGCACATCGTCGATCTCGGCGCGGACGTCGTCTTCTGTCAGAAGGGGATTGACGACCTCGCCCAGCACTACCTCGCGAAGGAGGGCATCCTCGCCGTCCGCCGCGCCAAGAAGAGCGATCTCGAGTTCCTCTCGGAAGTCGTCGACGCGTCGACCGTCTCCGACCTCGAGAGCGCGACCGAGGACGACCTCGGCTTCGGTGACGTCACCCGCGACGACGAGGACGAACTGTTCTACGTCACCGGCGACGACGCCCACGGCGTCACCCTGCTGCTTCGGGGCTCCACCGAACACGTGGTCGACGAACTCGAGCGCGGCGTCAACGACGCGTTGGACGTCGTCGCTCAGACCGTCTCCGACGGCCGCGTGCTCGCCGGCGGCGGCGCGATCGAGGTCGAACTCGCCTCGCGTCTCCGCGACTACGCCGACTCCGTCTCCGGACGCGAACAGCTCGCCGTCGAGGCCTTCGCGGACTCTCTCGAGCTCGTCCCACGCGTGCTCGCGGAGAACGCCGGTCTCGACAGCATCGACACGCTGGTCGACCTCCGTGCGGCCCACGAGGACGGCCAGATCCGTGCCGGCCTGAACGTGTTCTCGGGCGACGTCGAGGACACCTTCGAGGCGGGCGTCGTCGAGCCGGCCCACGCCAAAGAGCAGGCCGTCTCCTCGGCCACCGAGGCCGCGAACCTGGTGCTCAAGATCGACGACATCATCTCCGCCGGCGACCTGTCGACGGACAAAGGCGACGACGAAGGCGGTGCACCCGGTGCCGGCGGCATGGGCGGCGGCATGGGTGGCATGGGCGGCATGATGTAA
- a CDS encoding PGF-CTERM sorting domain-containing protein has product MNRRSYLTAAGIAVVGIAAPTSHSVAAANHDDAYQTVHATGPVRGELEIDLEVRLVEDNEHVEYLEDDDEVRYVAAWGSSDEDGERQPSQFATSSWERWGETRCLPAAAEVAADHLADELGDGIDGVGYGITGRVPDRDRAAIVTVRDDSIDQDDLAAVTPAAVDATYVLEERTFEMTVPIYVQWRDPDDEVEEDANTGSNDEDEPDDSSGSGNGEDGGTGTDDENRSENRGSGDSEEPSTDDADSIPGFGPLVGVVGLLGSGLLFRVRTSNRRRR; this is encoded by the coding sequence ATGAACCGTCGTTCGTACCTCACAGCAGCCGGGATCGCTGTGGTCGGAATCGCCGCCCCGACCAGCCACTCCGTCGCAGCGGCCAATCACGACGACGCGTACCAGACCGTCCACGCGACGGGGCCCGTTCGCGGCGAACTCGAGATCGACCTCGAGGTACGCCTCGTCGAAGACAACGAACACGTCGAGTACCTCGAGGACGACGACGAGGTGCGGTACGTCGCGGCGTGGGGTTCGAGCGACGAAGACGGCGAGCGTCAGCCATCCCAATTTGCCACCTCGTCGTGGGAACGGTGGGGCGAAACCCGCTGTCTTCCGGCGGCGGCCGAGGTCGCTGCCGACCACCTTGCCGACGAACTCGGTGACGGGATCGACGGGGTTGGCTACGGGATCACGGGTCGGGTTCCGGATCGAGACCGCGCCGCGATCGTCACGGTTCGCGACGATTCGATTGACCAGGACGATCTCGCCGCCGTGACGCCGGCCGCCGTCGACGCGACGTACGTACTCGAGGAACGGACGTTCGAGATGACGGTGCCGATCTACGTCCAGTGGCGAGATCCCGATGACGAGGTCGAAGAGGACGCCAATACGGGGTCAAATGACGAGGACGAACCGGACGACTCGAGCGGATCAGGAAATGGCGAGGATGGTGGCACGGGGACGGACGACGAAAACAGAAGCGAGAACCGCGGGAGCGGTGACAGCGAGGAACCGTCGACAGACGATGCGGACTCGATCCCGGGATTCGGCCCACTCGTTGGGGTTGTCGGACTCCTCGGATCTGGGCTGCTCTTTCGTGTCCGCACCTCGAACCGGCGTCGACGCTAA
- a CDS encoding SOS response-associated peptidase gives MCGRYTLFLERGNLEECFDARFPDDDSFEPRYNVSPGQRLPVITHDEPGAFQRLEWGLRPAWADEETSGIINARAETVAEKRSFRTAYALKAGDESSGSGARRLASGRCLVPANGFYEWVETDAGKQPYRVAFADDRPFAMAGLWERWKPERETTQTGLESFGGGTSDAADDPEPDVIETFTVVTTEPNAVVDDLHNRMAAILEPAHEREWLTADDPAGLLEPYPAEEMRAYPVSAAVNSPSVDEPSLVEPLEG, from the coding sequence ATGTGTGGACGGTACACCCTGTTTCTCGAGCGGGGCAACCTCGAGGAATGCTTCGACGCCAGGTTCCCGGACGACGACTCGTTCGAGCCGCGATACAACGTGTCGCCCGGCCAGCGCCTGCCCGTAATCACCCACGACGAACCGGGCGCGTTCCAGCGACTCGAGTGGGGGCTGCGGCCCGCCTGGGCCGACGAGGAGACCTCCGGGATCATCAACGCGCGGGCGGAGACGGTGGCCGAGAAGCGGAGTTTCCGGACAGCGTACGCACTCAAAGCGGGAGACGAATCGTCCGGAAGCGGAGCCAGACGGCTCGCTTCAGGACGCTGTCTGGTACCGGCCAACGGCTTCTACGAGTGGGTCGAAACGGACGCGGGGAAACAACCATACAGGGTCGCGTTCGCGGACGACCGTCCGTTCGCGATGGCCGGCCTGTGGGAACGGTGGAAACCCGAGCGGGAGACGACCCAGACCGGCCTCGAGTCGTTCGGCGGCGGGACGAGCGATGCCGCGGACGACCCAGAACCCGACGTCATCGAGACGTTCACCGTCGTGACCACCGAGCCGAACGCGGTGGTCGACGACCTCCACAACCGGATGGCGGCGATCCTCGAGCCGGCTCACGAACGGGAGTGGCTAACGGCCGACGATCCGGCGGGGTTGCTCGAGCCGTACCCGGCCGAGGAGATGCGGGCGTATCCGGTGTCGGCGGCCGTGAACAGCCCGTCGGTCGACGAGCCCTCGCTGGTGGAACCGCTCGAGGGGTGA
- a CDS encoding MFS transporter translates to MTDRRRWLLAAFCFVAGDAMAMQSRGALLARFEADFGVSESLLGLVAPAGTVGFVAAIVLLGLLAGRLDVRLTMVVGAGAMVAFLFAIAVAPVYWLFLLALLAQGAAAGVFRAVDRPLLSHLYPERLGRVFVLYGLAWALGAVTGPVLVSVVLQVAGWEIVYVLLGLLFVPIVLAVWRAETPTEWDEEPLEVDALRSLLAKPEIRGTIAGMALVGSIEGAIFTWLPYYAGTFLEPTLAPLALSAYLLAYVPGRYAYAKAIDSVSYLRLSVVTAGLAIPLLAGVAWTRSSAGLLLAAFGAGLAISALFPLLSAYGVEVAPAYSGPVSALATAGTYGGIATVPVVMGVVAERWSIALAMWLPVVLAAGLTVVVWRLRAFPVDGRKKATGS, encoded by the coding sequence GTGACCGACCGCCGCCGCTGGCTACTCGCCGCCTTCTGTTTCGTCGCCGGGGACGCAATGGCCATGCAATCTCGAGGCGCCTTGCTCGCCCGATTCGAAGCCGACTTCGGCGTCTCGGAGTCGCTCCTGGGACTGGTCGCTCCCGCCGGCACCGTCGGCTTCGTCGCCGCGATCGTCCTCCTGGGGCTGCTCGCCGGCCGACTCGACGTCCGGCTCACGATGGTCGTCGGGGCCGGCGCAATGGTCGCGTTCCTGTTCGCCATCGCCGTCGCCCCCGTCTACTGGCTGTTTCTGCTCGCCCTGCTCGCCCAGGGAGCCGCCGCCGGGGTGTTTCGCGCGGTCGATCGCCCCCTCCTGAGTCACCTCTACCCCGAGCGGCTGGGTCGGGTGTTCGTCCTCTACGGACTCGCGTGGGCGCTGGGGGCCGTCACCGGGCCGGTGCTCGTCAGCGTCGTCCTGCAGGTCGCCGGCTGGGAGATTGTGTACGTCCTGCTCGGCCTCCTGTTCGTCCCCATCGTACTCGCCGTCTGGCGCGCGGAGACGCCGACCGAGTGGGACGAAGAACCGCTCGAGGTCGACGCCCTCCGTTCCCTGCTCGCGAAGCCGGAAATTCGCGGCACCATCGCCGGAATGGCCCTGGTCGGCAGCATCGAAGGCGCGATCTTCACCTGGTTGCCCTACTACGCGGGGACGTTTCTCGAGCCGACGCTCGCCCCGCTCGCGCTCTCGGCGTACCTACTGGCGTACGTCCCTGGCCGCTACGCCTACGCGAAAGCGATCGACTCAGTGTCGTACCTCCGGCTCTCGGTGGTCACCGCGGGCCTCGCGATTCCCTTGCTCGCGGGAGTAGCCTGGACGCGCTCGAGTGCCGGCCTCCTGCTCGCGGCCTTCGGCGCGGGGCTCGCCATCTCGGCGCTGTTCCCGTTGCTCTCGGCCTACGGCGTCGAGGTCGCCCCGGCCTACAGCGGCCCGGTGAGCGCGCTGGCCACGGCGGGCACCTACGGGGGTATCGCGACCGTTCCGGTGGTGATGGGGGTCGTCGCCGAACGCTGGTCGATCGCGCTCGCGATGTGGCTGCCGGTCGTGCTCGCGGCCGGATTGACCGTCGTCGTCTGGCGGCTTCGGGCGTTTCCCGTCGACGGTAGAAAAAAGGCGACTGGCAGCTAG
- a CDS encoding DUF1328 family protein — MLELAILFFVIAIIAGALGAGGVAGLTMSIAKWLVLIFLALAVLSLLL, encoded by the coding sequence ATGCTCGAACTAGCAATCCTGTTCTTCGTGATCGCGATCATCGCCGGTGCACTCGGAGCCGGTGGTGTCGCCGGATTGACGATGTCGATCGCGAAGTGGCTGGTACTGATTTTCCTGGCACTGGCCGTCCTCTCGTTGCTCCTGTAG
- a CDS encoding NAD+ synthase: MIDLRFSESELEARRDHITGFIREQVEAAGVDGVVLGLSGGIDSTTVAYLAVEGLGADAVHGLVLPARVSSDENMSDAERVARDLEIGYDVIEVEPVVDAFLEAYPEAEGDHEAVGNARARVRAVFNYLVANHEHRLVLGTGNRSEAAVGYFTKYGDGAVDCHPIGNLYKQQIRQLARSLGVPENLVTKTPTAELWADQTDEDELGIDYDTLDAILVTHVDGPLSVGATARRLEVDPDTVEMVRGLYAASAHKRTVPPSPEPLE, from the coding sequence ATGATCGACCTACGGTTTTCCGAATCGGAACTCGAGGCGCGACGCGACCACATAACTGGCTTCATTCGCGAACAGGTCGAGGCGGCCGGCGTCGACGGCGTCGTCCTCGGGCTCTCAGGCGGGATCGACAGCACGACCGTGGCGTACCTCGCCGTCGAGGGCCTCGGCGCCGACGCGGTACACGGCCTCGTGCTCCCCGCTCGAGTGAGCAGCGACGAAAACATGAGCGATGCCGAACGCGTCGCCCGCGACCTCGAGATCGGCTACGACGTGATCGAAGTCGAACCCGTCGTGGATGCCTTCCTCGAGGCCTACCCCGAGGCCGAGGGGGATCACGAAGCCGTCGGCAACGCCCGAGCCCGCGTTCGGGCGGTGTTCAACTACCTCGTCGCGAACCACGAACACCGACTCGTCCTCGGCACCGGCAACCGCAGCGAGGCCGCCGTCGGCTACTTTACCAAGTACGGCGACGGGGCCGTCGATTGCCACCCGATCGGGAACCTGTACAAACAGCAGATACGACAACTGGCGCGTTCGCTCGGCGTCCCGGAGAACCTGGTTACGAAAACCCCGACGGCCGAACTCTGGGCCGACCAGACCGACGAGGACGAACTCGGCATCGATTACGACACCCTCGACGCGATCCTCGTGACCCACGTCGACGGCCCACTCTCGGTCGGGGCCACAGCCCGCCGACTCGAGGTCGACCCCGACACCGTCGAGATGGTTCGTGGATTGTACGCGGCCAGCGCTCACAAACGAACGGTTCCCCCGTCGCCGGAACCCCTCGAGTAG
- the larB gene encoding nickel pincer cofactor biosynthesis protein LarB, with the protein MRELLEAVAAGERSPAEAEAELRGYVTSEDGRFDAARSDRRGIPEAILAEGKTADQVANLATTAIETTGRALVTRLDQAQTEVLEERLETDFPQATVDRRRSTLLATSAAHDRPTLVTRVAIVTAGTVDGPVADEAELVCLDAGMTIDRIEDVGVASLTRILDQRDRLREADVIIVAAGREGALPTVVAGLVDTPVIGVPVSSGYGHGGDGEAALAGMLQSCTVLSVVNVDAGFVAGAQATLIAQAIDVAVNPKNEAD; encoded by the coding sequence ATGCGCGAACTACTCGAGGCCGTGGCTGCCGGGGAGCGCTCTCCCGCGGAAGCCGAGGCCGAACTCAGGGGGTACGTGACCAGCGAGGACGGCCGATTCGACGCCGCCAGATCGGATCGCCGGGGGATTCCGGAGGCGATTCTGGCCGAGGGTAAAACCGCCGACCAGGTCGCCAATCTCGCGACGACCGCCATCGAGACGACCGGCCGAGCGCTGGTCACTCGCCTCGACCAGGCCCAGACAGAGGTGCTCGAGGAGCGACTCGAGACGGATTTCCCGCAGGCGACGGTCGACCGCAGACGGTCGACACTGCTGGCAACGTCCGCGGCCCACGACCGCCCGACGCTCGTGACTCGCGTCGCCATCGTCACCGCGGGGACGGTCGACGGGCCGGTCGCCGACGAAGCCGAACTGGTCTGTCTCGACGCCGGTATGACGATCGACCGCATCGAGGACGTCGGCGTCGCCTCCCTGACCCGCATACTCGACCAGCGCGACCGACTTCGAGAGGCGGACGTCATCATCGTCGCCGCCGGTCGGGAAGGGGCGCTGCCGACGGTCGTCGCCGGGTTGGTCGACACCCCCGTCATCGGGGTGCCGGTCTCGAGTGGCTACGGCCACGGTGGAGACGGCGAAGCAGCCCTCGCCGGGATGCTCCAGTCGTGTACGGTGCTCTCGGTCGTCAACGTCGATGCCGGATTCGTCGCCGGAGCCCAGGCGACACTCATCGCTCAAGCGATCGATGTTGCCGTCAACCCCAAGAACGAGGCCGACTGA
- a CDS encoding DUF7563 family protein codes for MPTCTHCGAHVSERFARVFADENGDVHACTSCSANAGIAEVARERARGT; via the coding sequence ATGCCAACGTGTACCCACTGCGGCGCGCACGTCTCCGAACGCTTCGCACGCGTCTTCGCCGACGAAAACGGCGACGTTCACGCCTGTACCAGCTGTTCGGCTAACGCTGGAATCGCAGAAGTAGCGAGAGAGCGCGCTCGAGGTACCTGA
- a CDS encoding GIY-YIG nuclease family protein gives MSAHVVYVLECADGTLYTGYTTDLERRVDEHNDGTGAKYTRGRTPVSVVHTERYGTKSTALSREYEIKQLSRVQKERLVGPECGTDGQP, from the coding sequence ATGAGTGCCCACGTCGTCTACGTCCTCGAGTGTGCCGACGGGACGCTGTACACTGGCTACACGACCGACCTTGAGCGACGGGTCGACGAACACAACGACGGAACCGGGGCGAAGTACACCCGCGGGCGGACTCCCGTGTCTGTCGTCCACACCGAGCGCTACGGGACGAAGTCGACTGCACTGTCCAGGGAGTACGAGATCAAACAACTCTCTCGCGTGCAAAAAGAGCGATTGGTCGGTCCCGAGTGCGGTACTGATGGCCAGCCTTGA
- a CDS encoding methyltransferase domain-containing protein, whose amino-acid sequence MSKSLDTAKLEREVKSMYRDVAESADGEFHFETGRDLAERLGYDPDDLTYVPEAAIDSFAGVGYYFDLAELQPRSSVLDLGSGSGMDAFVAGLHVTETGTVTGVDMTTEQVEKARDLAANNGFHNVSFRKGYIEELPFEDDSFDAVISNGVINLSAEKDRVFEEANRVLKPGGRLALADIISEQQMPESIKNDADLWAACIGGAEQVDSYTSLVETAGFELEEVRENTQYHFTSDRAANACQKYGVKSISLCARKP is encoded by the coding sequence ATGAGTAAATCACTCGACACGGCAAAACTCGAGCGCGAGGTCAAGTCCATGTATCGGGACGTCGCGGAGTCCGCTGACGGCGAGTTCCACTTCGAGACGGGCCGTGACCTCGCCGAGCGCCTCGGCTACGATCCGGACGATCTGACGTACGTCCCGGAGGCAGCGATCGATTCGTTCGCCGGGGTCGGATACTACTTCGATCTGGCGGAGTTACAGCCGAGATCGAGCGTCCTCGACCTCGGCAGCGGTTCGGGGATGGACGCCTTCGTCGCCGGATTGCACGTGACCGAGACCGGGACGGTGACGGGGGTCGACATGACCACAGAACAGGTCGAGAAAGCCCGCGACCTCGCGGCGAACAACGGCTTCCACAACGTCAGCTTCCGCAAGGGGTACATAGAGGAGCTGCCGTTCGAGGACGACTCGTTCGATGCCGTGATCTCGAACGGCGTGATCAACCTCTCCGCCGAGAAAGACCGCGTCTTCGAGGAAGCTAACCGGGTACTCAAACCGGGTGGCCGGTTGGCACTGGCCGACATCATCAGCGAACAACAGATGCCCGAGAGCATCAAGAACGACGCGGATCTCTGGGCCGCCTGTATCGGTGGGGCCGAGCAGGTCGACAGCTACACGTCGCTCGTCGAAACCGCTGGGTTCGAACTAGAAGAGGTGCGGGAAAACACCCAGTACCATTTCACCTCGGATCGAGCGGCAAACGCGTGTCAGAAATACGGTGTGAAAAGTATCTCGCTGTGCGCCAGGAAACCATAG
- a CDS encoding OsmC family protein, whose protein sequence is MTDNQHTAHGIDLETLEGFAEHAEENPEAVQLGLGATATYEGTAAHSLAKIDSYELGGETIARETREYTIPYGAWREVMDAGGWLGATDRLEPIEAALSALAACINVGISINAAANDVDIERLQTRVRTDFDPAVLFSLEELKEADSVYENLTAEVEIDGEDIDQDLIDEWARRAPVYTLVSLAQDVEMNIVTPATVTGDD, encoded by the coding sequence ATGACTGACAACCAGCATACCGCACACGGCATCGACCTCGAAACGCTCGAGGGCTTTGCCGAACACGCAGAAGAGAATCCCGAAGCCGTCCAGCTTGGCCTCGGAGCAACCGCAACGTACGAAGGGACGGCCGCGCACAGCCTGGCGAAAATCGATAGCTACGAGCTCGGGGGCGAGACGATCGCTCGTGAGACACGCGAGTACACGATTCCCTACGGCGCCTGGAGGGAAGTGATGGACGCTGGCGGATGGCTCGGCGCTACCGACCGGCTCGAGCCGATCGAGGCCGCGCTCTCTGCGCTGGCCGCCTGCATCAACGTCGGCATTTCTATCAACGCTGCCGCGAACGACGTCGACATCGAGCGACTCCAGACGCGCGTTCGAACCGATTTCGATCCAGCAGTACTCTTCAGCCTCGAAGAACTCAAAGAAGCCGACTCGGTGTACGAGAACCTGACTGCCGAGGTCGAGATTGACGGCGAAGATATCGATCAGGATCTGATCGACGAGTGGGCACGGCGAGCGCCCGTCTACACGCTCGTCTCGCTTGCACAAGACGTCGAAATGAATATCGTCACGCCCGCTACGGTGACGGGCGACGACTAA